Genomic segment of Arachis hypogaea cultivar Tifrunner chromosome 11, arahy.Tifrunner.gnm2.J5K5, whole genome shotgun sequence:
ATCATGCTGTTCAATCATTACAGTTCTGATGGTTGGGGACCCATCTTAGCTTCTCTTATTCCGGGTATCAATATAATTCGGATGCTTGTTATCGGGCTTGGAATATACAAGGATGAGGCCACCGTGAAATCAATGAGTAGATTTGGAGATTACAGGTTTCAATATTGTAGACAATAAAACCTGTGAGAATCTTTGATTCTGTGAAAAAAATAATTGTTAGCTCATTTTAAAGTTAATTCTATCAAGAAAGTTATCTCTTAGTGGTTATTATGATTGAAATGGAAGCTTCTTATCTGTAGTTATGGTATATAAAGAAAAGTTAGAGAAGGATATGTAGTGAAAACAGAAGGCATAGATTGAGATGTAAATTACCTGCTATGCTACACGATTTGGCTGTGACATGCCCTTTTGGAGAATGAAGATGATGGAAATCCATTGTTTGATAACGGATTGCATGGTTTTCTAATGTTTGATAATTGATTTCATTCGTGTGCATTATTTCTCATCTATTTCTCAGTGTTTCCTCTGTACCAGGGAACTCCTTAAAGGACCACTATATTATGCTGCTACCATTACTTTGGCATCGGTAATATACTGGAGAACTTCACCTATTTCCATAGCTGCAATTTGCAATCTGTGCGCAGGAGATGGTAATGTTTCTATGCCCAATCACTTATAagcattaaattattatttatataataataattaagcaaTGTTATAGCTCGCATTAAGTTAAAGTTTAGAGCTTAGGGTTTAGAGGAGAATCTGATTATTTATATGCTGTCAGGCCTAGCTGACATTGTCGGAAGGCGATTTGGCGATAAAAAGATTCCTTACAATAGAAACAAGTCCTATGCTGGTTCAATTGCAATGGCAGCAGCTGGATTCTTAACTTCCGTCGGGTAACTTCCTATGGACTCTTTTCGTTCCATGTGGTTAGACGACATTACACTTGATGTCTGTTTGTTTGTAAAAGTAAACTAACCTACCTGAGATTTTGGTTATATGATACTTGGCACTCTCTCTTTTTTAAAATTCGATACTAACTTCGTAAATATGGCACGAGTGGAGGTTCTTGTCGTGTACTGTGTGATATCATAGAGGAGGTCAatgtaatttacttttatttgttttgcACTACAAGGTAAGATCTATTTAATCATGCCGTTGTTAACGGTTACTGTTTTGACAGGTATATGAGTTATTTTTCGTGGTTTGGATACATGGAGGGAAGCTTGAAGTTGGTTCTGGGTTTTCTAACTGTGTCTGTTGTCACGGCACTTGTCGAGTCCCTTCCTATCAGCACTGAACTCGACGACAACCTCACGGTTCCCCTCACTTCCATATTGGTCGGAAGTGTCATTTTCTGATTGTAAGACCAAATTGTAGTAACAAAGTAAACTAGTTTAGGAGTTGTTCTTTAGATCTCTTCCACTTTCAATCTAATTGTTATTAGAGAATATTTAGATCCAAAGTAGCCCCATGTGTTGTGTTTGGATATAGCTGAAAAAATGGGGGTGATTGTTATGTTCGCtatcaataataatattgtacATGTTCAGAATATGAATGCATGCTTACAATTCTGGTTCACAAATTAGACTTTGGATTTGTTAAATTATAGGGCAAATTAAACTCTCGAATCCAATTGAATATACCAACAATTGGTTTACAGTAAAGAAGAAACACATGTATATGTGATACTAGATATTGGATGttaatgaattatttagaaaTCAACTATAAATATAGTTATGCAAAGTTGTCTTGCTATAGTCAATTTCGATAGGGATTCAAAAAAATGAAGCCCTTCTCTATTCATTTGtagttatttctttatttttctttcattttttctctcaaactcgtttttttagttaaaaaaaagcaTACAT
This window contains:
- the LOC112719976 gene encoding probable phytol kinase 3, chloroplastic, whose amino-acid sequence is MSLTHTPITLTMICRSSTTTLTCCFQRFDPLHRFTHISIPISLTKPSSFSTPFLTLFKPCSSSSLTLTTQPPQARRKFAVPATMLHQNPLVSDICALAVSGAIAFSFLRLFEETAKRSLFDQKLNRKLVHVSIGLIFMLCWPLYSSDGWGPILASLIPGINIIRMLVIGLGIYKDEATVKSMSRFGDYRELLKGPLYYAATITLASVIYWRTSPISIAAICNLCAGDGLADIVGRRFGDKKIPYNRNKSYAGSIAMAAAGFLTSVGYMSYFSWFGYMEGSLKLVLGFLTVSVVTALVESLPISTELDDNLTVPLTSILVGSVIF